Proteins co-encoded in one Conger conger chromosome 4, fConCon1.1, whole genome shotgun sequence genomic window:
- the LOC133126647 gene encoding uncharacterized protein LOC133126647: MEIHVAMSFMVLFMAARLTSDNIGRGSAHPTTTLPPPLPTPPPLYHLHYPPHHHSTTSSYPPHHSTTSTTQPTTTLPPPLPTPPPLYHLHYPLHHHSTTSTTYPTTTLPPPLPTPPPLYHLHYPTHHHSTTSSNPPHHHSTTSTTHPTTLPPPLPTPPPLYHLQLPTPPPLYHLQQPTPPPLYHLHYPPHHHSTTSTTHPTTTLSPPLPTSPPLYHLHYLPHHHSTTSTTHPTTTLPPPLPTPPPLYHLHYPPHHHSTTSSNPPHHHSTTSSNPPHHHSTTSSNPPHHHSTTSTTHPTTTLPPPLPNPPPLYHLQLPTPPLYHLHYPPHHHSTTSTTQPTTTLPPPLPTPPLYHLHYPPHHHSTTSTTQPTTTLPPPATHPTTLPPPLPNPPPLYHLHYPPHHHSTTSTTQPTTTLPPPATHPTTTLPPPLPTPPLYHLHYPPHHHSTTSSYPGHPRHPTLRGHSRHHGNPRHPT; encoded by the coding sequence ATGGAGATACATGTGGCCATGTCCTTCATGGTGCTGTTCATGGCTGCGAGACTGACTTCTGATAACATAGGGAGAGGATCtgcccaccccaccaccactctACCACCTCCActacccaccccaccaccactctACCACCTCCActacccaccccaccaccactctACCACCTCCAGCTACCCACCCCACCACTCTACCACCTCCACTACCCAACCCACCACCACTCTACCACCTCCActacccaccccaccaccactctACCACCTCCACTACCCACTTCACCACCACTCTACCACCTCCACTACCTACCCCACCACCACTCTACCACCTCCActacccaccccaccaccactctACCACCTCCACTACCCAACCCACCACCACTCTACCACCTCCAGcaacccaccccaccaccactctACCACCTCCACTACCCACCCCACCACTCTACCACCTCCActacccaccccaccaccactctACCACCTCCAGctacccaccccaccaccactctACCACCTCCAGcaacccaccccaccaccactctACCACCTCCActacccaccccaccaccactctACCACCTCCActacccaccccaccaccactctATCACCTCCACTACCCACCTCACCACCACTCTACCACCTCCACTACCTACCCCACCACCACTCTACCACCTCCActacccaccccaccaccactctACCACCTCCActacccaccccaccaccactctACCACCTCCActacccaccccaccaccactctACCACCTCCAGcaacccaccccaccaccactctACCACCTCCAGcaacccaccccaccaccactctACCACCTCCAGcaacccaccccaccaccactctACCACCTCCActacccaccccaccaccactctACCACCTCCACTACCCAACCCACCACCACTCTACCACCTCCAGCTACCCACCCCACCACTCTACCACCTCCActacccaccccaccaccactctACCACCTCCACTACCCAACCCACCACCACTCTACCACCTCCACTACCCACCCCACCACTCTACCACCTCCActacccaccccaccaccactctACCACCTCCACTACCCAACCCACCACCACTCTACCACCTCCAGCTACCCACCCCACCACTCTACCACCTCCACTACCCAACCCACCACCACTCTACCACCTCCActacccaccccaccaccactctACCACCTCCACTACCCAACCCACCACCACTCTACCACCTCCAGcaacccaccccaccaccactctACCACCTCCACTACCCACCCCACCACTCTACCACCTCCActacccaccccaccaccactctACCACCTCCAGCTACCCAGGGCACCCCAGACACCCCACACTCCGAGGCCACTCCAGACACCACGGAAACCCCAGACACCCCACCTGA